From the genome of Methanocalculus alkaliphilus:
TCGATGGCAGCACCCGCCCCCTCCGGGCTGGTTGCAACAACCGATGAATATGCGGAGACGGTCTTTGCAACGACTGCTGTCAAAGGAGATCAGACGGGACGGACTTTTGGGATTAAGGAGGTCGCCATGATGGGCTGTACCCTGATGGGGGTGACGGTGATGGGAATGATGGCCTCATTCCCGCATGTGAAGGAACGGGTCCTCCGGTGGGATGAAGAGCTTGCAAAGAGCCGGATCATCACCGATGCCCTCCTCTCAATAGAGGGGACGACGATCCTCTCGGAGATGCCGCGCCGCCATACACTCACCCGGATCGATACCCGCGACTCATTTGATCGTGTGGCTGCAACCCATAAGAAACGGGGCTTCTTCCTCTCCAGTGCCCTCTCAAAGATGGGAATAACCGGGGTTATCCCGGGAGCAACGAAGATATGGAAGTTCAATACCTTTGGAATGACGATGGCACAGGCGGAATATACCGCCGATGCCTTCCGTGAGATAGCAACTGAAAACAGGTTATCTCTCTCTGACTGATCCTGAGAGGGCTACCCGGTGGACGGCGCCCGCCATCGCCTCCCGGATGAGGATATCCATCGGGAGCATTCCCTCCTCTTTTTCAATCTCCTCAATGATGGCACCTGTTGCAGGCTTCTTCGGAACAGCCCGGCAGGCATGATCGCCTGGTGTAGCGATGAACGTCCCGATCTCTTTGGCGAGATCGATCACCTCGACCTTGTCATAGGTGATGAGCGGCCTGAGGATCGGGAGGGTCGCAGCTGCAGAGACGACGGCGAGGTTTTCGAGGGTCTGCGAGGCGACCTGGCCGAGGTTATCGCCATTGACAATGGCAGAGCACTGGAACTCTTCCCCCACCAGGGAGGCAACACGGTGCATGAACCGCTTGCAGAGGACACACCGGGATCTGGGCTCGGGGAGTCCTGCCAGCGCGTTGAAGAAAGGCTCCATAGGAATCTCAACGATCCGGATTTCAGCTCCCATGCAGTATGTTGAGAGGGTTTCTGCATGCCGGTATGCATCTTCCTTTGTTGCAGATCCGGCAAACCGACCGCCGTCGAAGTGGAGGAGGATGAGTTCTGTGCCCCGGCGCATCATCAGCCAGGCGGCTACCGGGGAGTCGATCCCTGCGGAGAGGAGGCAGACAGCCCGGCCCTGTGTTCCAAGCGGGAGACCGCCGGGACCCGGAATGAAGTGATCGGTGACATATCCTCCGAAGGTCCGGGCTTCAACGCTGATCTCGTACTCGGGGTTGCTGAGGTTGACGGAAAATTCCGGGTACTGATCAAGGATAGCTGAACCGACATACGCGCCAAGCTCCTGGCTTGAGAAGCCTGGCACGCGATCACGGCGTGCCCGGACTGCAAAACTCCCTGATCGCCTCCCTGATTCGGCCACCCGTGCAACGGCTGCTTCTGCGAGTGCCTCCATCGTCGGTTCAGTCCGGGTAACGATGCTCGTATCGACGACACCAAAACACCTGGCCGCGAGTGTTGCAATCTGTTCCGGTGTATCGCCATGAATATAGAGGCGGCCCCGGTGATCCTCTATGGTATGGTCAATCCCTGAGGCTTTGAGCGCCCAGGTGAGGTTTCGCTTTAATATTCCGATATAGTGGTGCATCACCGGGGCACTCTTTAAAAAGAGTTCCCCGTACCGCACCATGACCAACCGCTCCATGGATACCTATGGGTACTCATCGCAGATGAGGAGAGCGGTAACCTCATTAATGAGCGGGAGTCATGGTACAGTAGATGGCGCGGAAGAAGAGTGACGCAAAGAAAGAGGATGCACCAAAACTGTTCTATATATTCTATAACCAGGAACGGTGGGAGAACTGGCTTTTTCGGCTTTCGGAGGCCGACTTTGAAGGTTCAGAGGATGATGAGGATATGCCGGAGGGCTTCCGGACCCTTGAGAACTTCAGCGAGGATATCGTCCTTGCGGTCCTGAAGATCCTCAAATTATGGCAGAATGAACGGATATCACACGAAGATGCCGTCAAGAAACTTGATGAGGTCTCTGAGATCGTGATGGGGCCGGTACCTGAAGGGGATCTTGGCGAGATCATCGGCTCGGTCCAGATTGCGATGATGGCCCTCTTCGCCTCGGCCCGGCTCTTCCTTGCTGGTGAGAGCACGGATGCGGATATCAAGACCCTCGTCAAGGAAGGGAAGAAGATCGGTGATGATGATCCCGAGGAGGCCCTCCGGATCGCCTCAGAGATTGGATCGTCTGTCATCGCCGGTGCTGCATGCTGTGGCCGATATGTGAAGGAGACAGATGAACCAACCATCTTTGATGAGTGGCTGGCACTCATCGAGAAGATGGGCGAGGCGATGAAGTCCTTAAAGAAGTTCGATGAAGAACCCGGTGACGTGTAGTGATTGCACAGAAGGCCCGCCTTCGTGCAGCCCGGAAGATTCAGCGGATAGCAGGGTACCGCCTCCCTGACTTCGCTTTTCATGGTGCAAACCTGGAGATGATCGCCGGATCCCTCAACTATGAGCAGCTGGATCCGACGCTCCGAGACCAGCTTCTCCGGTTCCAGAAGGATTTCCTTGACTGCAGATGCAGGGGAACGCCCCTCTGCGGATGCCCTGAGGAGAAGTTCGTCCTGATGATCATTGAGCTCCGGATGCAGGGCCTTGATCACCGGGAGATCCATGCACACCTTCTGGACGAGTACGGGATCGACCTCTTCCCCGCCGATATCCTCTCATTTCTTGAAGAGTCAGTCCACCGGCTGGAAGCGATCCGGTCGGTGGCAGAGCTTGAGGGGCAGCATGATCTGGCAAAGAGGACCGAGGCGGCGATTAAGGATATAGAGCAGTAGAGAAGTATGCTCTTATTCCTGCGTGTGGCAATATTCGGAGAGAAAGGGATGCGGCCATTACTCTACAATATGAATTACAGAAGGCTCGCCTGCCTCTCTCTGTTTCTTTTCATCCTTCCTGGGTGCGGCATCGCTCATGCATCAGAACAGTTGGAAGAAGATGTACAGGTAGTCGCATATCACGGATCCACCAGTGCGTTCAGCATCTTCTATAATCCCGCATACATATGGCATCAATTGGGGATTGTGGCTCTTCTCGCAGTGGTTTTCTTCCTCTTCCAAAGGCACCGCAGGAAGGGAGCGTCATAAGGGTGCTCTTTCCCGGTTGATCAACATAGCGTACGGGGGGAGAGCGGCGTTATCCTCCCCTCTGCTCCACCATATCCTTCACCGTCACATCCGGGTGATGGTACCGTCGTTTTCCTTTTGTCCGTCCTCCTATCTCGACTGCCTCCTGCGGGCACCAGTGGATGCAGGCATAGCACCAGGTGCAGTCGCTCTCCCAGGTGACGGCACTGTCCGAGACGGTGATATTTCGTGTCGGGCAGATCCGGCCGCATATCCCGCACCCGTTGCAGCGTTCGGTAGCATGGAGTTTTTTGTGCGTCGGATAGATCGATGTTGTCAGGAGACGGAAGAATGAGCCTCCGATCCGGAAGGGGAGGGAATTGGATCCTTCCGGCAGAGACTCCCGCCTCTCGCGGATAGCTGCTGCAATCTCCGGAATCCGATCCCGGGCAGATGTCAGTATCCCTTCAACCTTCTCTTCCGGTTCCATCAGGCTGATCGGCCCGATGAAGTTCTCGGGCATGGTTATCGCAACGCCAAGGGAGAGTCGGGTGCCCTTCTCTTTGAGGAGTGTATCGAGATTGTGCAGGGCAGCCCCGGCATTCCCGCCGCAGGAAGCGATCCCGAATATGTAGGGGCTGCCGTTGAACCGGAGGCTGCTGACAAATTCCTGCACAATCCGGGGCATGTCCATGTAGTACACCGGGAACGCAATACCGATGGCATCTGCCGATTCTACATCATGCGGGAGGGGCCCATTCCCCGTCACCCGTGTGATGGGGATGATTGTTGTATCGCCAAGAGCGTCGGCAAGCTGGCGGGCAGCGGCGAGGGTATTGCCGGTGCCGGTGAAGGAATAGATGATGGTCGTCATGGGAGCACATCTTATTGTACTGTTCTGAAGCTGCACGAGATAAAGAGATCTTCAGGTGTCAGGTCGACGCTGTGGTGGAGGATATGCAGGATCTCGATCTCTCCCCAAACCGCTATATCTTTTTACAATCAATATATTAGAGAATCTTCCCACTCCCGTAGTGTAGGGGTCAATCATGCAGGACTTTGGATCCGGCGACGGCGGTTCGAATCCGCCCGGGAGTATGCAGAGATATGATTCAGCCCCTCTTTTTTCATAAAGAAGAGATGGAGAGGAAGACCTGACATCATGCCTCACAATCTTTATCCCCACATTTCTCTATTGAACTATGAGGTGCCGAGATGGACTTTTCCGAATGCGTGAAATTCGCAAATGAGAACCCGCTGACCTATATCGCCACAATGGACGGTGACCAGCCACGGGTCCGGGCATTTGCTATGTGGTTTGCCGATGAAACCGGGTTCTATTACCATACTGGTATTGGAAAGAGTGTCTGGAAACAGCTGACACGAAACGCAAAGGTTGAGCTCTGCTTCTATTCACCCGGTGAGGGGGCCGGAACGATGATGCGGGTTGCCGGGTTAATCGAGCCGGTCAGTGATATTACGCTCAGAAAGAGACTGATTGAGGAGAGGCCATGGCTGCTTGAGATAGGCATCACCGGTGCAGCTGATCCGAAACTTGTCGTCTTCAGGGTTGCCCACGGCGAGGCATATTTCTGGACGATGGAATACAATCAGCGGGAGGCAGAAGCACCCCGGGTCACTTTCTGAGTCAACTTCACAGGAGAGAAGCCGTCGGAATCCTGCCTGTTCGATCGTGATGATCCGGGAGAAGGTACCGATCGTGGAGGGACATCCATCGACACCGGGACGATCATTGAGGATTATGCCGCCACCGGGGCCGCCGCCATCATCCTCCCCGGCGTCAAAATTGGAAGGGGCGACGGTTGCTGCCGGCTCTGTCGTTACCCATGGTGTTCCGGCCGGGATGATGGCAGTTGGGTCGCCAGCACGGATCAGGCCGCTCCCGGAGGAGATGAGACAGGGATAGAAGAAAGGAAGTGGAAGAGGATGCAGGCAAACTCTCTATTTTCCGTACCGTTGATAGATTGTGCTTCTGTGCCCGACTCCATCGACAAGAAGCACTTTTTCTGATTTATCCATGAGGAGGATCACCCGGTATTCTCCAACCCTGAATCTGTATTGTGGGGGGTTCTTTGCTCCTTTCATCTTTTGAATATGGGCAAATGGATCATCCTTGATAGCACTAATTGCAAAAACAATTTTTCTGATGACGTCAATGGGCAGTCTTGAAAGGTCTCTGTCTGCTGACTTTGAATAATGGATTTCGAAGGTCATTTAAGGGCATATTTTTTTATAATATCCTCTTCAGTCAGGGTTTCCCCCTTTCGGAATTCAGAAATTGCTTCTTTTGCCCTTTTTGCCCATCCTGAGCATAGAGCCAAATCTCCCTCATCATGATCATCAAGCAACTTTTCAATAACCTCCTGATACGACTCCCCCGGCCTCCTTATCTTATCCAGTCGGGTTTTAATCTCTGTTGAAACTGGGATTGAAACGCTCATACACATTCATCCTCCTCATACCGTCATATATCTTTCAGTCATATCAAAACGAATCTCCCAGACTATTTCAGAATCAGATTCAGTATCAACAGGTGGGATACCCCATCCTTCAGGAGCAGGTCGTTGACCTCTCAACTGATAGGGGATGATGGACCGGACTACCCGGGTGGCACCTATACCGTGGAGATCAGCATCATCACATACAGCTTTTTTTGCCCTGCATACTGCCGTTTCAGGGAGGGGTCAAACCAATAGAGTTCAAAGACAAGATATGCTTCTTCCAGATAGCCGATATATGATCGGACAGACATCGGACTCTTTATTCCGACTGCTTTTGCCAATGAATTATTACTTGCTTCCTTTCCTGCATTTGAAAAGACAAACTGGACAAGCTGCTGAAATGCCTTTACCTCCCGTATACCGAATCTGGAGACAATATCGCGGTAGATGATGTCATCATATGTCCGCTTCAGGTACTCCGGGTCGCCGAATCTCAGGAATTCTGGAAAACCTCCCTCTTCAAGGTAGCGATTAAAGGCCTTGAGGATCCCGGCTTTCACCTTCGATGTCAATGGAGTAGTTTGTACTCCGTAAAATGTTAGCAGTTCAGGAAACCAAAAGGGATAGAGTTCGATCTTTGCCTATCTGCCTGTGAGATGTGTTCCGATTTCCGAAGAGACAAAACGGGCATTTGATCCTGTGAGGTAGATCTTGTCCTCCTCTCCATGAATGCGCCGGATAAACCGCTCCCACCCCGTGATATTCAGGATCTCATCAATAAAGATGGTTCGTGACTCTTTCACCAACTTCTGAAGGATGATCATGAGCCGTGAGAAATCAGCCGCTGTAAACTCGATCAATCGCTCCTCATCAAAATTTATGCAATGATAGGAGTCATAGTGTTCAGCAAACTGGTGTTAATCCGTTATACAATTCGAGATGAAATGAGGGAATAAAAGTGTATAATTTTACTCAAACCAACTGACAATTGTATCACCTCACCCACACCCAAAGCCACATTCTTTTTCTCCAATCACCGCTCATCTCTCTTTCGGATGATAGAGTATGGCATCAACACCATCGGCGATGGTCTCACCGTCTTTGACCCGGTCACCATCGGCTTCCCCTCTCGTGACTATATCGGAAGAACCGACCACCCCGGAACGATCCTCGGCAACAACGTCACCCTCCGATCCGGCACCATCCTCTATGCCGACGTCACCCTCGGGGATCGCTGCAATACCGGCCATAATGTGATGATCCGGGAGAAGACACTGATCGGGGAGGGGACATCGATCGGCACCGGAACGATCATCGAGGGGAACTGCACCATCGGCTCAGGTGTCAGCATCCAGAGCATGGCATTTGTCCCGACCCATACCACCATCGGCGATCATGTCTTCATCGGCCCGCATGTCACCCTGACAAACGACCGCTATCCGCCCTCAGGCAAACCCCGGCTTGAAGGGCCGGTCATCGAGGACTATGCCGTCATCGGCGCCGCCGCCATCATCCTCCCCGGCGTCACCATCGGCAGAGGGGCGGCGGTTGCTGCCGGCTCCGTCGTCACCCATGATGTTCCGGCCGGGATGATGGCAGTTGGGTCGCCAGCACGGGTCAGACCGCTCCCGGAGGAGATGAGACGGGGATAGAAGAAAGGAAGTGGGAGAGGATGCAGGCAACCCCTCTATTTTCCGTATCGACCTCGATGGACGGTGTAAGAGGAACAAATGCACGTTATCTTTGAAAAAGTGTACTTCGGTGACACTTTTTCCATCCTAAAAGTGTCCTCTTGCAACACTTGTATGCCCCTCCCGTACCCTGCTACCATACCACACTCATCTGAATATGCCAGGTCAGATGAGAACCTCAATGGCAACCTCATTGCGCCTCAGAAATCCCGGTATCCATGGGGGATTGTACCGCATCAGAAAGACCTCCCCATGGGTTGGAATCCCGGCGTTATCCAGTCCATCCAGCAGTCTTCTGGTGGCACCATCGACATCCTCCTTTCTGGCCAAACCGCTGAACCGAACCACTCCAACATCCCTCGGCGGGATCGTGGTGATCCGGATACGATCATCCAGTGGGTCGGGCACATCACCCTGTCGCAATCCTGCGGGGAGGACAAATGAGATGGAGCCCTTATCTGAGATGACGGGAGAGGTCATCGGAATTTTTTGGGAGGTGATCACCGGGGAGGTCATCGGGAGTGTTTGCCGGGATCGATTATTCCCGGTGATGTACTGGAAGAGAAGGGGAAATCCGCTCTCATCGCCTGCATCAGCGACAATTGCCAGGATGAGTTCCGGATATCTGCGCACCTCAATCTCCCCGATGGTCCGGGCAACATCATACGCAACCGTTTCCGTCATAGAAAGTACTTCCAAAAGGGGGATTCTTTATTCCCCTTTCCTCCAGGAGATCATCGCCGTCGTCCGTATAGAAGTCTCCCGGAACATCCCGTCATCATCCTTCTGCAACCTCTTTTCATAATGGCTGGTGACGAGATCCAAATCCTCAAACCCGGGGGCATGCATCGTGATCCACTGTTCAGCCGCCTCCTCAGGAGATGCATAGATCGTCTCCCAGACTGCCCGGTAGATCTGCATATCGGCATAGATCTCATAATCATGCAGGATATTGAGGAGGAAGAGGGCGTCCGGATACCCGCTCTGCCGGGCACCTTCTTCTCCATGCACCGCCCTGTAGAGTTCCATCTCCTCAGGTTCACGCCAGGGGCCGACATGCCAGAAGAGATGCACCGACCGACTGGCTGCCGCATCCATCTTCAGGAGCTCAGAACCAACATCATAAAAGCCGAGCGAGAAGGCGGCGATGACGACATCATGCACCGGAATGTCCCTCCCAACCACCGCATCCTCCCACCGCATCGTCACACACGAGTAGTTCGACCGCCCCTCCGCTGCCATCCGTTCCTTCAGGTGATCGAGCATCCCCGCCGACGCATCAAGAGCGGTGACATGCGAAATCCTTCCTGCAATCGGGACCGCAAGCCTCCCTGTCCCCGCACCTATGTCAAGAAGGGTATCCTCAGGCCGGAGATCCAGCATCCCAAGCTCCTGCCTTGTTGACTCCTTCTCGTCACGGGTGATCCGGTTGTAGGCATGTGCCTTCTTGTCCCATATCGCACCCGGATCCTTGTCTTTCTCAGTACGGATCCGGGAGCTGACATGGATCGCCTTCCAGAGCTCATCCCAGTTGATGATCGACTGCATAGCTATCCCCTCTCCGTTCAGGGTAAAGAAATGCACGGTCATCCAATCTCTGAAGGGATGGACGAAGAATTATAATGTTTGGATTATACATAGCCCAATGGGTGAGAGAAATGGATGAAAACAGAATATCCTACCATGATTCGGTAAAAAAAGTCTATGAACGGCTGAAAGAGGATGGCATGTCGAATGTCTGGGACCGATATGAAGCCCAGGGGCTTGGATCAAACCCGGATACGAGATGTAAATTCTGTATGGGTGGAGTACGATGCGACTTCTGTTCAAACGGCCCCTGCCGTGCTGATGCCGCCTCCGATAAACGGGGTGTCTGCGGCATCTCCGCAGACGGGATGGCGATGCGAATGATGCTCCTCCGTAACGTGATGGGGGCATCAACCTACCAGTATCATTGCGAAGAGACGATCCGGACGCTGAAGGAGGCGGCGGCAGGATCCGGCCCCTTTACCATCCGGGATCCTGAGAAGCTGAAGGCCTTCTCGGCACGCCTCGGCCTTGATGGCGATATACCCGCACTCTGCGCCTTTCTGCAGGAGGACTTTCACCGCAGATCCCATGAAGAGAGCAGGATCGTCGATCTGCTCGCACCCGAAGACCGGAAGAAGGTCTGGCGGGAACTTGGCATCTTCCCGGGAGGTATCTATGGGGAGATGGTCCTTTCAACCGGCTCATCGCTGACGAATGTTGACGGATATTATGTCACCCTTGCAAAGAAGGCACTCCGACTGGGGGTGGCGATGGCATACCAGAGCCAGATAGTTCTTGAATCCCTGCAGGACGCCCTCTTTGGAACTCCAAGACCACACCAGGTGCGGGTCGATCTCGGTGTTCTTGACCCAGATTATGTCAATATTCTTCCAAACGGGCATGAACCCTTCCTTGGGTTTACCCTCATCGAGACGGCACGCCGCCCTGATCTCCAGGAGGCCGCCCGTGCCGCCGGTGCAAAAGGGATACGGGTGATCGCAAATATTGAGACCGGACAGGAGATGATCCAGCGATGGGAGATGGATGATGTCTTTGCCGGCTTTACCGGGAACTGGATCATGCAGGAGGCGGTTCTTGCGACCGGAGCAGTCGATGTGTTTGTTGCAGATATGAACTGCTCGCTCCCGATGGACCCCCTCTATGCAGAGAAGTACTGCTTCTCCCTCATCCCGGTCAGTGAGCTCGTCGCCTTTGAAGGGGAGACGATCCGGGAGAACTACAACCCGGCAACCGCAGATGCCCAGGCAGAGCGGCTGATCCGTATCGGCATTGAGAACTTCCCGAAACGGAAACGTTCTGTTGCACCTCTCACTGGCCTGCCCATCGGTTCGGCAATTGCAGGCTTTTCACCGGAGAGCATCCTTGAAGCCCTCGGCGGATCACTTGATCCCCTCCTCAATGTCATCAAGGATGGCACCATACGGGGTGTCTGCGGCCTCGTCTCCTGCACCACTCTCAGGGATCATGGCCAGGATATTCATACCATCGCCATCGCCGAGGAACTTATAAAGCGTGATATCCTCGTCCTCTCGATGGGCTGCGGGAGTGCCGCCCTCCAGGTCGCAGGTCTCGCCTCGCCTGAAGCGAAGGAACGGGCAGGACCCGGCCTCAAGGGTCTCTGTAAGGCACTCTCGATACCGCCTGTCCTCTCATTTGGGACCTGCACCGACACGGGCAGGTGTGCTGATCTCATCGGGGCGATTGCGGCTGCCCTCGATGTCCCGGTCACCGCCCTCCCGGTAGCGGCGGCGGCACCCGAGTATATGGAGCAGAAGGCGACGATTGATGCCATCTTCGCCCTGGCATTCGGTCTGTACACTTATGTCAATCCCATCCCGACGGTGACCGGGGCTCCGAATCTGGTGAAACTATTAACCGAGGACCTCAAAGATATAACTGGTGGAGTCCTCTCGGTCGAGCCGGATCCGGTGAAGGCAGTTGACGGGATCTCTGCACATATCGAATCGAAAAGGAGAGAACTTGGAATATGAGTGACAACCTCAAAGGACGGGTTATCAGGCTGGACGAGCGTCCAGAGTATCAGGATGGGGCTGTTGCAGGCTGTATGGTGGTACAGCAGCATGCCCTTCGGGCTGCACCAGGATGTACGATGGCTCTCATCATGATAAGGGGGTGATTCCGATGGCAGATGAAGGTGATTACTGCACCATCTGCGGGGGAACACCGCCTGACAAGATTCTGATCAGACGTATCCTCGTTGATGGAAAAGAGACCGGAATCGACAAGCTCGACTGGATCATCAGCGAGGTGAAAAAGCTGAAACTCACCGATGAGGCAAGGATAGCAGACGAACTCCTCCTCCGGGCAGGCAAACTCAACTATATTCCGACAAAGAAGGCAGACGATTACCGCACGGCACTCCTCGAGGAGTACCGGCGGTCGGTCTGAGAGGGGCATCTGCCCCCATTTTTACCTCTTCAGAAAGAGATCGATCTCCTCAAAGCCCATAATCGGAGCAGAGTATGACTCGCCCCGGACAAACCGGGCTCCCTGAAGATCCGCAACATCAATAGCTGTTCCATCCTCCATCAGCGCACCGGCCAGGAGCAGGTCCCGTCCACTCCATTCCATCTGCAGTGTCCGATGTTCACCGGAGAGTGGTGCTTTGTACCCGATGTCAATACCTGACGATGCCTCAACCCAGGTTCCCTGAACCATCACCGGGTGGCCGGGCCGGGCCGGGTCATCAAGTGCCATGAACCATATCTGTGCTCCTCCTTCGGGATGAAACTGGAAGAGGAAGACAGGAGATCCCGAGTCATGGACCCAGACCCCGGGGGCCTGCGGCGGTACGTCTTCTCCATGTTCAGCCCCGACACATCCGGCTGTCAGGATGAGGAGGGGGATGAGGATAAGATACCATTTCATACTGAAGGGTAGGTCATCTGTGCAAAATATCTTTCGGATTCGAGGGATCTATCCGGTCACCGGGATTGAGGATCGCTACCTTCATATCTGTCGTGATTTCGATGGCCTCCTTGAATGGAACGGGATCCTGGGCAATCTTCTCCCAGGTATTATAATGGATAGGAATGACCAGCGGGGCTCCGATGAACCGTGCGGCGACCATCGCCTCCTCAGGCCCCATCGTAAATCTTCCTCCAATCGGGAGGAGTGCGACATCAGGATGATAGAGATCGGCTATCAGCTTCATATCCGAGAAGAGGGCGG
Proteins encoded in this window:
- the thiI gene encoding tRNA uracil 4-sulfurtransferase ThiI, which produces MERLVMVRYGELFLKSAPVMHHYIGILKRNLTWALKASGIDHTIEDHRGRLYIHGDTPEQIATLAARCFGVVDTSIVTRTEPTMEALAEAAVARVAESGRRSGSFAVRARRDRVPGFSSQELGAYVGSAILDQYPEFSVNLSNPEYEISVEARTFGGYVTDHFIPGPGGLPLGTQGRAVCLLSAGIDSPVAAWLMMRRGTELILLHFDGGRFAGSATKEDAYRHAETLSTYCMGAEIRIVEIPMEPFFNALAGLPEPRSRCVLCKRFMHRVASLVGEEFQCSAIVNGDNLGQVASQTLENLAVVSAAATLPILRPLITYDKVEVIDLAKEIGTFIATPGDHACRAVPKKPATGAIIEEIEKEEGMLPMDILIREAMAGAVHRVALSGSVRER
- a CDS encoding DUF2150 family protein, with the protein product MARKKSDAKKEDAPKLFYIFYNQERWENWLFRLSEADFEGSEDDEDMPEGFRTLENFSEDIVLAVLKILKLWQNERISHEDAVKKLDEVSEIVMGPVPEGDLGEIIGSVQIAMMALFASARLFLAGESTDADIKTLVKEGKKIGDDDPEEALRIASEIGSSVIAGAACCGRYVKETDEPTIFDEWLALIEKMGEAMKSLKKFDEEPGDV
- a CDS encoding DUF5814 domain-containing protein codes for the protein MIAQKARLRAARKIQRIAGYRLPDFAFHGANLEMIAGSLNYEQLDPTLRDQLLRFQKDFLDCRCRGTPLCGCPEEKFVLMIIELRMQGLDHREIHAHLLDEYGIDLFPADILSFLEESVHRLEAIRSVAELEGQHDLAKRTEAAIKDIEQ
- a CDS encoding EFR1 family ferrodoxin (N-terminal region resembles flavodoxins. C-terminal ferrodoxin region binds two 4Fe-4S clusters.), which translates into the protein MTTIIYSFTGTGNTLAAARQLADALGDTTIIPITRVTGNGPLPHDVESADAIGIAFPVYYMDMPRIVQEFVSSLRFNGSPYIFGIASCGGNAGAALHNLDTLLKEKGTRLSLGVAITMPENFIGPISLMEPEEKVEGILTSARDRIPEIAAAIRERRESLPEGSNSLPFRIGGSFFRLLTTSIYPTHKKLHATERCNGCGICGRICPTRNITVSDSAVTWESDCTWCYACIHWCPQEAVEIGGRTKGKRRYHHPDVTVKDMVEQRGG
- a CDS encoding pyridoxamine 5'-phosphate oxidase family protein — translated: MDFSECVKFANENPLTYIATMDGDQPRVRAFAMWFADETGFYYHTGIGKSVWKQLTRNAKVELCFYSPGEGAGTMMRVAGLIEPVSDITLRKRLIEERPWLLEIGITGAADPKLVVFRVAHGEAYFWTMEYNQREAEAPRVTF
- a CDS encoding acyltransferase, producing the protein MEGHPSTPGRSLRIMPPPGPPPSSSPASKLEGATVAAGSVVTHGVPAGMMAVGSPARIRPLPEEMRQG
- a CDS encoding type II toxin-antitoxin system RelE family toxin gives rise to the protein MTFEIHYSKSADRDLSRLPIDVIRKIVFAISAIKDDPFAHIQKMKGAKNPPQYRFRVGEYRVILLMDKSEKVLLVDGVGHRSTIYQRYGK
- a CDS encoding DUF7557 family protein translates to MSVSIPVSTEIKTRLDKIRRPGESYQEVIEKLLDDHDEGDLALCSGWAKRAKEAISEFRKGETLTEEDIIKKYALK
- a CDS encoding DUF4143 domain-containing protein, which translates into the protein MTSKVKAGILKAFNRYLEEGGFPEFLRFGDPEYLKRTYDDIIYRDIVSRFGIREVKAFQQLVQFVFSNAGKEASNNSLAKAVGIKSPMSVRSYIGYLEEAYLVFELYWFDPSLKRQYAGQKKLYVMMLISTV
- a CDS encoding acyltransferase gives rise to the protein MIEYGINTIGDGLTVFDPVTIGFPSRDYIGRTDHPGTILGNNVTLRSGTILYADVTLGDRCNTGHNVMIREKTLIGEGTSIGTGTIIEGNCTIGSGVSIQSMAFVPTHTTIGDHVFIGPHVTLTNDRYPPSGKPRLEGPVIEDYAVIGAAAIILPGVTIGRGAAVAAGSVVTHDVPAGMMAVGSPARVRPLPEEMRRG
- a CDS encoding SOUL family heme-binding protein: MTETVAYDVARTIGEIEVRRYPELILAIVADAGDESGFPLLFQYITGNNRSRQTLPMTSPVITSQKIPMTSPVISDKGSISFVLPAGLRQGDVPDPLDDRIRITTIPPRDVGVVRFSGLARKEDVDGATRRLLDGLDNAGIPTHGEVFLMRYNPPWIPGFLRRNEVAIEVLI
- a CDS encoding class I SAM-dependent methyltransferase, which produces MTVHFFTLNGEGIAMQSIINWDELWKAIHVSSRIRTEKDKDPGAIWDKKAHAYNRITRDEKESTRQELGMLDLRPEDTLLDIGAGTGRLAVPIAGRISHVTALDASAGMLDHLKERMAAEGRSNYSCVTMRWEDAVVGRDIPVHDVVIAAFSLGFYDVGSELLKMDAAASRSVHLFWHVGPWREPEEMELYRAVHGEEGARQSGYPDALFLLNILHDYEIYADMQIYRAVWETIYASPEEAAEQWITMHAPGFEDLDLVTSHYEKRLQKDDDGMFRETSIRTTAMISWRKGE
- the cooS gene encoding anaerobic carbon-monoxide dehydrogenase catalytic subunit, with amino-acid sequence MDENRISYHDSVKKVYERLKEDGMSNVWDRYEAQGLGSNPDTRCKFCMGGVRCDFCSNGPCRADAASDKRGVCGISADGMAMRMMLLRNVMGASTYQYHCEETIRTLKEAAAGSGPFTIRDPEKLKAFSARLGLDGDIPALCAFLQEDFHRRSHEESRIVDLLAPEDRKKVWRELGIFPGGIYGEMVLSTGSSLTNVDGYYVTLAKKALRLGVAMAYQSQIVLESLQDALFGTPRPHQVRVDLGVLDPDYVNILPNGHEPFLGFTLIETARRPDLQEAARAAGAKGIRVIANIETGQEMIQRWEMDDVFAGFTGNWIMQEAVLATGAVDVFVADMNCSLPMDPLYAEKYCFSLIPVSELVAFEGETIRENYNPATADAQAERLIRIGIENFPKRKRSVAPLTGLPIGSAIAGFSPESILEALGGSLDPLLNVIKDGTIRGVCGLVSCTTLRDHGQDIHTIAIAEELIKRDILVLSMGCGSAALQVAGLASPEAKERAGPGLKGLCKALSIPPVLSFGTCTDTGRCADLIGAIAAALDVPVTALPVAAAAPEYMEQKATIDAIFALAFGLYTYVNPIPTVTGAPNLVKLLTEDLKDITGGVLSVEPDPVKAVDGISAHIESKRRELGI
- a CDS encoding NAC family transcription factor; its protein translation is MADEGDYCTICGGTPPDKILIRRILVDGKETGIDKLDWIISEVKKLKLTDEARIADELLLRAGKLNYIPTKKADDYRTALLEEYRRSV